The Streptomyces sp. NBC_01775 genome includes a region encoding these proteins:
- a CDS encoding carbohydrate ABC transporter permease, with product MRRYPRRTPWIYLAPALVVLAGLLVYPIYQLGLISMMEYRQAQVSGGEPATWQGFANYAELFADGEFWDVLVATVLFAAACVLGTVLMGCSLAVLLSRIRAFPRLVLMVAAIGAWATPGITGSTVWVFLFDPDFGPVNKVLGLGDFAWTYGRYSSFALVLFEVVWCSFPLVMVTVYAGIRAIPQELLEAASLDGAGTWRIWRSVMAPLLRPILIVVTIQSIIWDFKVFTQIYVMTGGGGIAGQNMVLNVYAYQKAFASSEYSLGSAIGVVMLLLLFVFTLVYLWLLRRKGEEL from the coding sequence CTGCGCCGCTACCCCCGCAGGACGCCCTGGATCTACCTCGCCCCGGCCCTGGTGGTGCTGGCGGGGCTGCTCGTCTATCCCATTTACCAGCTCGGCCTGATCTCCATGATGGAGTACAGGCAGGCCCAGGTGAGCGGCGGCGAGCCCGCCACCTGGCAGGGATTCGCGAATTACGCCGAGCTGTTCGCCGACGGCGAGTTCTGGGATGTCCTGGTGGCCACCGTCCTCTTCGCCGCGGCCTGCGTGCTGGGCACGGTGCTGATGGGCTGCTCCCTGGCCGTACTGCTCAGCCGGATACGGGCCTTCCCCCGGCTGGTGCTGATGGTGGCCGCGATCGGCGCCTGGGCCACCCCGGGAATCACCGGGTCCACGGTGTGGGTCTTCCTCTTCGATCCCGACTTCGGGCCCGTCAACAAGGTGCTGGGGCTGGGTGACTTCGCCTGGACCTATGGCCGCTACAGCTCGTTCGCACTCGTCCTCTTCGAAGTGGTCTGGTGCTCCTTCCCGCTGGTGATGGTGACCGTCTACGCGGGAATCCGAGCCATTCCGCAGGAGCTGCTGGAGGCCGCCTCGCTGGACGGCGCCGGCACCTGGCGGATCTGGCGCAGCGTGATGGCTCCGCTGCTGCGGCCGATTCTCATCGTGGTCACCATTCAGTCGATCATCTGGGACTTCAAGGTCTTCACCCAGATCTATGTGATGACGGGCGGCGGCGGCATCGCGGGCCAGAACATGGTGCTGAACGTGTACGCATATCAAAAGGCCTTTGCTTCTTCCGAGTACAGCCTCGGATCCGCGATCGGAGTGGTGATGCTGCTGCTCCTCTTCGTGTTCACACTTGTTTATCTGTGGCTGCTGCGCCGGAAGGGAGAGGAGCTGTGA
- a CDS encoding extracellular solute-binding protein, protein MNAPVWRRLSALTAALGLASLLAVGCAPKSSDGGSGKDEKTGTVRVWLFKELNNKPKQKVIARAVDRFEKKHDDVKVDVRYIAAETRAAKLKGALNDPESAPDVIEYGNTDTAGYVKDGALEDVSWEVERWTSIVDTDATAKESVTVDDKLYGAPFYVGVRALYYRTDVFKELGLKPPKTLAEVRETAKKVRSAKPDMYGMAVGGANTFVAMPYVWANGGDMARVGAKTYDSTINSEAARKGIEEYSSLFKDDNCPARKCAKWDGTEATDAFANGKAGMVVGGDFSRQVMDDGKVKGKYGVVPLPGKKKGSIAPAFAGGNNIGVMKSSSHRTLSVGLMKEFAGKRTQGEMHKAMGFLPTFSDVRDKATRGKPFFEPFAKTLDAKTRFVPVSPGWNEIDASLVLPTMFQEVITNKKKVGAAAGDAEKKMNKIFSKNQ, encoded by the coding sequence ATGAACGCGCCTGTGTGGCGGCGGCTGTCTGCCTTAACTGCGGCATTGGGGCTGGCGAGTCTGCTGGCTGTCGGCTGCGCCCCGAAGTCCTCGGACGGTGGGTCGGGGAAGGACGAGAAGACCGGTACGGTGCGTGTCTGGCTCTTCAAGGAGCTCAACAACAAACCCAAGCAAAAGGTCATCGCCCGCGCCGTCGACCGCTTCGAGAAGAAGCACGACGACGTCAAGGTCGACGTGCGGTATATCGCGGCGGAGACCCGCGCCGCGAAGCTGAAAGGCGCTCTCAACGACCCCGAGTCGGCGCCCGATGTGATCGAGTACGGCAATACGGACACGGCCGGATATGTCAAGGACGGCGCGCTTGAGGACGTGAGTTGGGAGGTTGAGCGCTGGACCTCCATCGTCGACACCGACGCCACGGCCAAGGAGTCCGTGACGGTGGACGACAAGCTGTACGGCGCCCCGTTCTACGTCGGTGTCAGGGCGCTCTACTACCGCACCGACGTCTTCAAGGAGCTGGGCCTCAAGCCGCCCAAGACACTCGCAGAGGTCCGCGAGACCGCGAAGAAGGTCAGGTCCGCCAAGCCCGACATGTACGGGATGGCCGTGGGTGGTGCCAATACGTTCGTCGCGATGCCGTATGTCTGGGCGAACGGCGGCGATATGGCGAGAGTGGGCGCGAAGACCTACGACTCGACCATCAACAGCGAGGCGGCGCGCAAGGGAATCGAGGAGTACAGCTCCCTCTTCAAGGACGACAACTGCCCCGCCCGTAAGTGCGCCAAGTGGGACGGGACCGAGGCCACCGACGCGTTCGCGAACGGCAAGGCCGGGATGGTCGTCGGCGGTGACTTCAGCCGTCAGGTGATGGACGACGGCAAGGTAAAGGGCAAGTACGGGGTCGTTCCGCTGCCCGGCAAGAAAAAGGGATCGATCGCGCCCGCCTTCGCCGGGGGCAACAACATCGGTGTGATGAAGTCCAGTTCGCACCGGACTCTGTCCGTCGGCCTGATGAAGGAATTTGCGGGGAAGCGCACCCAGGGAGAGATGCACAAGGCCATGGGCTTCCTGCCGACCTTCTCCGATGTCCGGGACAAGGCCACCAGGGGAAAGCCCTTCTTCGAGCCCTTCGCGAAGACTCTGGATGCCAAGACGCGCTTTGTTCCCGTCAGCCCCGGCTGGAATGAGATCGACGCCTCGCTGGTGCTTCCCACGATGTTCCAGGAAGTCATCACCAACAAGAAGAAGGTGGGGGCAGCCGCGGGCGACGCAGAGAAAAAGATGAACAAGATATTCAGCAAGAACCAGTGA
- a CDS encoding GcvT family protein produces the protein MNTVPAGSATGEIPSAERRTERVVIIGAGIVGCALADELTARGWSDVTVLEQGPLASPGGSTSHAPGLVFRTSPSKTLTAYAAYTVEKFSSLRVDGRSCFLPVGGLEVAASEERWLDLHRKAGLAASWGVQGELVGPARCAELFPMLDPERVLGGFHTPGDGLARAVLACHAQTARAQRRGARFLDRHTVTGIERDGGRVTGVVTDRGTFPADHVVSAAGFWGPVIGAMAGVDVPLLPLAHQYAKTAPLPSLAGSGARGGGGPHGAEAVRPILRHQDHDLYYREHLDPSGGAGRIGIGTYAHRPLPVDPYAVPAYDEAPVMPSSLPFTEEDFAPSWAETGRMLPQLAASRVGEGFNGVFSFTPDGMPLLGESRALRGFWLAEAVWVTHSAGAARAVAEWMTDGRTSVDAHECDLHRFEKAQRSPAYVRDRGERGFVEVYDVIHPLQPPERPRPLRTSPFYPRERELGAYFLESGGWERPHWYEANAPLVRDLGIQVPERDAWTAQHWSPIAAAEAKVTREKVALYDMTPLRRLEVTGPGSLDFLQRMTSNNLNKRVGAVTYTLLLDETGGIRSDLTAARLGPDRWQLGANTPADLDWLIRRAPEGVQVRDITSGTCCVGVWGPLARELVQPLTPADFSHGAFGYFKARETYIGHVPVTALRLSYVGELGWELYADADVGLRLWDTLWEAGQRLGVIAAGRSAFNSLRLEKGYRAWGTDMSAEHTPEEAGVGFAVRPAKGDFTGREALAALDAPARRLVCLTLDDPAAVVMGSEPVHVDGVPAGYVTSASYGYSVGRCVAYAWVPAGAASPGTPVHVEYFGEKVSATVAAEPLFDPEMARIRC, from the coding sequence GTGAACACTGTCCCTGCCGGTTCCGCGACCGGGGAGATCCCGTCCGCGGAACGGCGTACCGAGCGCGTCGTGATCATCGGCGCGGGAATCGTCGGCTGTGCGCTGGCCGACGAACTCACAGCGCGTGGCTGGAGCGACGTCACCGTCCTCGAACAGGGCCCGCTCGCCTCCCCCGGCGGGTCCACCTCCCACGCGCCGGGGCTGGTCTTCCGCACCAGCCCCTCCAAGACACTGACGGCCTACGCGGCCTACACCGTCGAGAAGTTCAGCTCGCTGCGGGTCGACGGGCGCTCCTGCTTCCTGCCGGTGGGCGGCCTGGAGGTCGCCGCGAGCGAGGAGCGCTGGCTGGACCTGCACCGCAAGGCCGGACTCGCCGCCTCCTGGGGCGTCCAGGGTGAACTGGTCGGCCCTGCTCGGTGCGCGGAGCTGTTCCCGATGCTCGACCCCGAGCGGGTGCTGGGCGGCTTCCACACCCCCGGCGACGGGCTGGCCCGTGCCGTACTGGCCTGCCACGCGCAGACAGCCCGCGCCCAGCGGCGCGGCGCCCGCTTCCTGGACCGGCACACCGTCACCGGCATCGAACGCGACGGCGGCCGGGTCACCGGCGTCGTCACCGACCGGGGCACCTTCCCCGCCGACCACGTCGTCTCGGCGGCCGGTTTCTGGGGCCCGGTCATCGGTGCCATGGCGGGCGTGGACGTCCCCCTGCTGCCCCTGGCCCACCAGTACGCGAAGACCGCACCGCTGCCGTCCCTGGCCGGATCCGGTGCGCGGGGCGGCGGCGGCCCGCACGGCGCCGAGGCCGTCCGGCCCATACTCCGCCACCAGGACCACGACCTCTACTACCGCGAACACCTCGACCCCTCGGGCGGCGCGGGCCGTATCGGCATCGGCACCTACGCGCACCGTCCCCTGCCGGTGGACCCCTACGCCGTGCCCGCCTACGACGAGGCACCCGTGATGCCCTCCTCGCTGCCCTTCACCGAGGAGGACTTCGCCCCCAGCTGGGCGGAGACCGGCCGCATGCTGCCCCAGCTGGCCGCCTCCCGGGTGGGCGAGGGCTTCAACGGCGTCTTCTCCTTCACCCCCGACGGCATGCCGCTGCTGGGTGAGTCCCGTGCGCTGCGGGGCTTCTGGCTCGCAGAGGCCGTGTGGGTCACCCACTCCGCCGGTGCCGCGCGCGCCGTGGCGGAGTGGATGACCGACGGCCGCACCAGCGTCGACGCGCACGAGTGCGACCTGCACCGCTTCGAGAAGGCCCAGCGCTCCCCCGCGTATGTGCGCGACCGCGGCGAGCGCGGCTTCGTCGAGGTCTACGACGTCATCCACCCCCTCCAGCCCCCCGAGCGGCCCCGGCCGCTGCGCACCAGCCCCTTCTACCCGCGCGAGCGCGAACTGGGCGCCTACTTCCTGGAGTCCGGCGGCTGGGAGCGCCCGCACTGGTACGAGGCGAACGCGCCCCTCGTACGGGACCTGGGCATTCAGGTGCCCGAGCGGGACGCCTGGACCGCACAGCACTGGTCGCCGATCGCCGCCGCCGAGGCGAAGGTCACCCGCGAGAAGGTCGCGCTCTACGACATGACACCGCTGCGCAGGCTGGAGGTCACCGGCCCCGGGTCGCTCGACTTCCTCCAGCGCATGACCAGCAACAACCTCAACAAGCGGGTCGGCGCCGTCACCTACACCCTGCTCCTGGACGAGACCGGCGGCATCCGCAGCGATCTGACGGCTGCCCGGCTCGGCCCCGACCGCTGGCAGCTCGGCGCCAACACCCCCGCCGACCTCGACTGGCTCATCCGCCGCGCTCCCGAGGGCGTACAGGTACGGGACATCACCTCCGGCACCTGCTGCGTCGGCGTCTGGGGCCCGCTCGCCCGCGAGCTCGTCCAGCCGCTGACACCCGCCGACTTCTCCCACGGGGCCTTCGGCTACTTCAAGGCCCGCGAGACCTACATCGGCCACGTCCCCGTCACCGCGCTGCGCCTGAGCTATGTGGGCGAGCTGGGCTGGGAGCTGTACGCCGACGCCGATGTGGGGCTGCGGCTGTGGGACACCCTGTGGGAGGCCGGGCAGCGGCTCGGGGTCATCGCGGCCGGGCGCTCCGCCTTCAACAGCCTCCGGCTGGAGAAGGGGTATCGCGCCTGGGGTACCGACATGAGCGCCGAACACACCCCGGAAGAGGCGGGAGTCGGCTTCGCCGTACGGCCCGCCAAGGGCGACTTCACCGGGCGCGAAGCGCTCGCCGCGCTCGACGCTCCCGCGCGGCGGCTGGTGTGCCTCACCCTCGACGACCCGGCGGCGGTCGTCATGGGCAGCGAACCCGTCCATGTCGACGGCGTCCCCGCCGGGTATGTGACCAGTGCGTCCTACGGGTACAGCGTGGGGCGGTGTGTGGCCTACGCGTGGGTCCCCGCGGGGGCGGCTTCCCCCGGGACACCGGTGCATGTGGAGTACTTCGGCGAGAAGGTCTCCGCGACGGTTGCGGCTGAGCCGCTTTTTGATCCTGAGATGGCCCGGATCCGCTGCTGA
- a CDS encoding beta-N-acetylhexosaminidase, with translation MSAVIPRVVSEVSEDGEEFVWGSGTVLRAAPGTEGVADWLQGWAPREEGGGGAVELSLDDGLAPEAYRLDVTADRIHLTGGSAAGVFWAAQTLRQLLPPRAYRRAGAWGPWRLAPTHIGDEPRFAWRGFMLDVARHFMPKDGVLRVIDQLAAHKLNVLHFHLTDDQGWRLEIARHPRLTEVGAWRTGTQIGHRASTLWDARPHGGYYTHDDIREIVDYAAERHITVVPEIDVPGHSSAALAAYPELGCTDVADTTELEVPGHWGMNLHLLSPSDATLRFYEEVLEEVLDLFPAPFIHVGGDECKKDQWRESATAQARITAEGLSGEDALQGWFTRHFDRWLAARGRRLIGWDEILEGGVLEDGFPGGSLTEGAAVSSWRGYDGGVTAARAGHDVVMCPEHELYLDRRQDGGEDEPMPLGYVQTLRDVYHFEPLPPELADTPQARHVLGIQANLWSECTESPQRVDYQVFPRLAAVAEVAWSQLEPAAERDFADFERRLEEAHYARLDAMGVDYRPPSGPRPWQRRPGIPGRPR, from the coding sequence ATGAGTGCGGTGATTCCGCGTGTCGTCAGCGAAGTGAGCGAGGACGGCGAGGAGTTCGTATGGGGGAGCGGCACTGTGCTGCGGGCCGCTCCCGGCACCGAAGGAGTCGCCGACTGGCTCCAGGGCTGGGCGCCACGGGAAGAAGGCGGCGGGGGCGCCGTTGAGCTGAGCCTTGACGACGGCCTGGCCCCCGAGGCGTACCGGCTCGACGTCACCGCCGACCGTATTCACCTCACGGGCGGCAGCGCGGCCGGGGTCTTCTGGGCAGCCCAGACCCTGCGCCAACTGCTGCCGCCCCGCGCCTACCGGCGGGCCGGAGCCTGGGGCCCCTGGCGCCTCGCCCCCACCCACATCGGCGATGAACCCCGCTTCGCCTGGCGGGGCTTCATGCTGGATGTCGCCCGGCACTTCATGCCCAAGGACGGCGTGCTGCGCGTCATCGACCAGCTCGCCGCGCACAAGCTGAACGTGCTGCACTTCCACCTGACGGACGACCAGGGCTGGCGTCTGGAGATCGCGCGTCACCCCCGGCTGACCGAGGTCGGCGCGTGGCGCACCGGTACACAGATCGGACACCGTGCCTCCACGCTCTGGGACGCCCGTCCGCACGGGGGCTACTACACCCACGACGACATCCGCGAGATCGTCGACTACGCCGCCGAGCGGCACATCACCGTCGTACCCGAGATCGATGTCCCGGGCCATTCGTCGGCCGCTCTCGCCGCCTACCCCGAGCTGGGCTGCACCGATGTGGCGGATACGACAGAGCTGGAGGTGCCGGGCCACTGGGGAATGAACCTCCATCTGCTGTCGCCGTCCGATGCCACCCTCCGCTTCTACGAGGAGGTGCTGGAGGAAGTCCTCGACCTGTTCCCCGCACCGTTCATCCACGTCGGCGGGGACGAGTGCAAGAAGGACCAGTGGCGCGAATCGGCCACGGCGCAGGCCCGTATCACCGCCGAGGGGCTGTCCGGTGAGGACGCCCTACAGGGCTGGTTCACACGGCACTTCGACCGCTGGCTCGCCGCGCGCGGGCGGCGGCTCATCGGCTGGGACGAGATCCTGGAGGGCGGTGTACTGGAGGACGGCTTTCCGGGCGGCAGCCTCACCGAGGGCGCCGCCGTCTCGTCCTGGCGCGGCTACGACGGTGGGGTCACCGCGGCTCGCGCCGGCCACGACGTGGTGATGTGTCCCGAACACGAGCTGTATCTGGACCGCCGTCAGGACGGGGGCGAGGACGAGCCGATGCCGCTCGGGTACGTCCAGACCCTGCGGGACGTCTACCACTTCGAGCCGCTGCCGCCCGAGTTGGCGGACACGCCCCAGGCGCGGCACGTCCTCGGTATCCAGGCCAACCTGTGGAGCGAGTGCACCGAGAGCCCGCAGCGCGTGGACTACCAGGTCTTTCCCCGGCTGGCCGCGGTCGCCGAGGTGGCGTGGTCGCAGCTGGAACCCGCCGCGGAGCGGGACTTCGCCGACTTCGAGCGCCGTCTCGAAGAGGCCCACTACGCCCGCCTGGATGCCATGGGCGTCGACTACCGCCCACCCTCCGGCCCTCGCCCCTGGCAGCGCCGCCCCGGCATCCCCGGCCGCCCGCGCTGA
- a CDS encoding S-(hydroxymethyl)mycothiol dehydrogenase translates to MPHEVRAVVTMKKDAPAEVQTVLVPDPGPGEVLVSVQACGVCHTDLHYREGAVSDEFPFLLGHEAAGTVESTGPGVTDLRPGDLVVLAWRSPCGRCRACRKGRPWYCFDSRNARQPMTLLDGTPLTPALGIGAFAEKTLVDAGQAIKIDPAARPEAAGLIGCGVMAGWGAAVHTGGVSNGDTVAVIGCGGVGNAAIAAASLAGARRVIAVDIDDSKLDTASRFGATHSVNSRGTDPVEAVRQLTGGHGADLVIEAVGRPETYLQGFAMRDLAGVLVQAGVPAPGVRIELPLQELFSRGGALKSSWYGDCLPSRDFPVLIDLYLSGKLDLGAFVTETIALDEVEIAFERMLRGKVLRSVVVL, encoded by the coding sequence ATGCCACACGAGGTCCGCGCTGTCGTCACGATGAAGAAGGACGCCCCCGCTGAGGTGCAGACGGTCCTGGTACCGGACCCCGGCCCCGGCGAAGTCCTCGTATCCGTCCAGGCATGCGGCGTATGCCATACCGATCTGCACTACCGGGAAGGCGCTGTCAGCGACGAATTCCCGTTCCTGCTCGGCCACGAGGCCGCGGGCACCGTGGAGTCCACGGGCCCCGGCGTCACGGATCTGCGTCCCGGCGACCTCGTCGTGCTCGCCTGGCGCTCCCCCTGCGGCAGGTGCCGCGCCTGCCGCAAGGGCCGGCCGTGGTACTGCTTCGACTCCCGCAACGCCCGCCAGCCCATGACCCTGCTGGACGGCACCCCGCTGACCCCCGCGCTCGGCATCGGCGCCTTCGCCGAGAAGACGCTGGTCGACGCGGGCCAGGCCATCAAGATCGATCCCGCGGCGCGGCCCGAGGCCGCCGGGCTCATCGGCTGCGGCGTCATGGCCGGGTGGGGGGCCGCCGTGCACACCGGCGGCGTCTCCAACGGCGACACCGTCGCGGTCATCGGCTGCGGGGGTGTCGGCAACGCCGCCATCGCCGCCGCGTCACTCGCCGGAGCCCGCCGGGTGATCGCCGTGGACATCGACGACTCCAAGCTCGACACCGCAAGCCGCTTCGGCGCCACGCACAGCGTCAACTCGCGCGGCACCGACCCCGTCGAGGCCGTACGCCAGCTCACCGGCGGCCACGGCGCCGACCTGGTCATCGAGGCGGTCGGCCGCCCCGAGACCTACCTCCAGGGCTTCGCCATGCGCGACCTGGCGGGCGTCCTCGTGCAGGCCGGCGTGCCCGCACCCGGCGTCCGGATCGAGCTTCCGCTCCAGGAGCTGTTCTCCCGGGGCGGAGCCCTCAAGTCCTCCTGGTACGGGGACTGTCTGCCCAGCCGTGACTTCCCCGTACTGATCGACCTGTATCTCAGCGGCAAGCTCGACCTGGGCGCCTTCGTCACCGAGACGATCGCGCTGGACGAGGTCGAGATCGCCTTCGAGCGGATGCTGCGCGGCAAGGTCCTGCGATCGGTGGTGGTCCTGTGA
- a CDS encoding aromatic ring-hydroxylating oxygenase subunit alpha: MTTAVGSLLATLPGHRYTDPETFRREQERIFETDWYCAVRAADLDKPGAYRTVQVGRESVLVTRNRRGELRAFLNVCRHRGARLCTAESGEVRRSLQCPYHAWTYDLDGKLTAAPNLTRMPDVDRAQYGLHTVHLREWLGYAWVCLAGEPPSFEETVMGDVADRLGGTDVIGHYGIEALALGKRHVYDVAANWKLIIENFMECYHCATIHPELTEVLPEFADGFAAQYYVGHGPEFATEAEGFTVDGSAGFERLPGVPDTHDRRYYAITIRPQVFVNLVPDHVIVHRMFPMAEDRTVVECDWLYAPEVVAAGADVSHSVELFHRVNLQDFDACERTQPAMASRAYRDGGVLVPSEHHIGEFHEWVTARLTEES, from the coding sequence ATGACGACCGCCGTCGGCAGTCTGCTGGCGACCCTGCCAGGACACCGCTACACCGATCCGGAGACCTTCCGGCGAGAGCAGGAGCGCATCTTCGAGACCGACTGGTACTGCGCCGTCCGCGCGGCCGACCTGGACAAGCCGGGCGCCTACCGCACCGTCCAGGTGGGCCGGGAGAGCGTGCTGGTGACCCGCAACCGGCGAGGCGAGCTGCGGGCCTTCTTGAACGTGTGCCGGCACCGGGGCGCCCGGCTGTGCACGGCGGAGTCGGGCGAGGTGCGGCGCAGCCTCCAGTGTCCGTACCACGCCTGGACGTACGACCTGGACGGCAAGCTGACGGCAGCGCCGAACCTGACGCGGATGCCGGATGTGGACCGCGCCCAGTACGGGCTGCACACCGTGCACCTGCGCGAGTGGCTGGGCTACGCCTGGGTGTGCCTGGCCGGTGAGCCGCCCTCGTTCGAGGAGACGGTGATGGGCGACGTGGCCGACCGGCTGGGCGGCACGGACGTCATCGGGCACTACGGCATCGAGGCGCTGGCGCTGGGCAAGCGGCACGTCTACGACGTCGCGGCCAACTGGAAGCTGATCATCGAGAACTTCATGGAGTGCTATCACTGCGCCACCATCCATCCCGAACTGACCGAGGTGCTGCCGGAGTTCGCCGACGGGTTCGCCGCCCAGTACTACGTCGGGCACGGGCCGGAGTTCGCCACCGAGGCGGAGGGCTTCACCGTCGACGGCAGCGCGGGCTTCGAGCGGCTGCCGGGCGTGCCCGACACACACGACCGCCGCTACTACGCCATCACCATCCGCCCGCAGGTCTTCGTCAATCTGGTGCCCGACCATGTGATCGTGCACCGGATGTTCCCGATGGCCGAGGACCGTACGGTCGTGGAGTGCGACTGGCTCTACGCGCCGGAGGTCGTCGCGGCGGGCGCCGATGTCTCACATTCGGTGGAGCTGTTCCACCGCGTCAACCTCCAGGACTTCGACGCCTGTGAGCGCACCCAGCCGGCCATGGCCTCCCGCGCCTACCGGGACGGCGGGGTGCTGGTGCCCAGCGAGCACCACATCGGCGAGTTCCACGAGTGGGTCACGGCCCGGCTCACCGAGGAGAGCTGA
- a CDS encoding carbohydrate ABC transporter permease, giving the protein MSTVVSSVEQRGARRAAPARRRRVRKPWRLVAECAAVLIGLLVAFPLYWMILSAFKPSDEVQSERPMPWTLKPTLDSFRRVFEQEELGRYFANSVIVALCVVVASALIAFLAATAVTRFRFRLRTTLLILFLAAQMVPIEALTIPMFFLMRDFGTLNSLGSLILPHIAFSLPFAIWMLRGFVRAVPDSLEEQAYLDGASRKRFLWQILFPLVLPGLVATSVFSFIATWNDFLFAQTFIISATENQTLPMALLVFFDEETPDWGGVMAASTVMTLPVLIFFIAVHRRLVSGLGGAVKD; this is encoded by the coding sequence GTGAGCACCGTCGTGAGCAGTGTGGAACAGCGGGGCGCGCGGCGGGCCGCACCCGCTCGGCGGCGCCGGGTGCGGAAGCCCTGGCGACTGGTGGCGGAGTGCGCAGCCGTACTGATCGGGCTGCTGGTGGCCTTTCCGCTGTATTGGATGATCTTGTCCGCCTTCAAGCCCTCGGACGAGGTGCAGTCCGAACGGCCGATGCCGTGGACGCTGAAGCCCACGCTGGACTCCTTCCGGCGGGTCTTCGAACAGGAGGAGCTGGGGCGGTACTTCGCCAACAGTGTGATCGTGGCGCTGTGCGTGGTCGTCGCCTCCGCGCTGATCGCCTTTCTCGCCGCGACAGCTGTGACGCGGTTCCGCTTCCGCCTGCGCACGACGCTGCTGATCCTCTTCCTGGCCGCCCAGATGGTGCCGATCGAGGCGCTGACCATCCCGATGTTCTTCCTGATGCGGGACTTCGGCACGCTCAATTCCCTGGGCTCGCTGATCCTGCCGCACATCGCCTTCTCGCTGCCCTTCGCCATCTGGATGCTGCGGGGGTTCGTACGCGCGGTGCCGGACTCGCTGGAGGAGCAGGCGTACCTCGACGGCGCGAGCAGGAAGCGCTTCCTGTGGCAGATCCTCTTCCCCCTGGTACTGCCTGGGCTCGTCGCCACGAGCGTCTTCTCGTTCATCGCGACCTGGAACGACTTCCTGTTCGCGCAGACCTTCATCATCAGCGCGACCGAGAACCAGACGCTGCCGATGGCACTCCTGGTCTTCTTCGACGAGGAAACCCCCGACTGGGGCGGCGTGATGGCGGCCTCGACGGTGATGACGCTGCCGGTGCTGATCTTCTTCATCGCCGTGCACCGCAGGCTGGTGTCGGGGCTCGGCGGAGCGGTCAAGGACTGA
- the solA gene encoding N-methyl-L-tryptophan oxidase: protein MKTNRDIIVIGLGGMGSAAAYHLAARGHRVLGLERFGPAHNRGSSHGGSRITRQSYFEDPAYVPLLLRSYELFEKLERDTGRDIATLCGGVMLGRPDSRTVAGSLRSARQWGLPHELLDAKEVRRRFPTLTPGDDEVALYEERAGFVRPEATVTAHVRLALQAGAELRFEEPVTRWEVLPGGKGVRVHTADDVYTAGHLVVCPGAWAPRLLADLGVSFTIERQIMYWFHPRGGTVPFEPGRHPIYIWEDAEGVQIYGFPAIEGPDGGAKAAFFRKAGDCDPETIDRTVHDEETAAMAAQLAPRLPQLPGSLRKAVTCMYTTTPDEHFVLARHPGHPEAVTVACGFSGHGFKFVPVIGEIVADLALNGTTEHPIALFDPLRRFGTPGQSDPLSQSATPEGDTTT from the coding sequence ATGAAGACGAACCGCGACATCATCGTCATCGGCCTCGGCGGCATGGGAAGTGCCGCCGCCTACCACCTCGCGGCCCGCGGCCACCGCGTGCTCGGCCTGGAGCGCTTCGGGCCCGCCCACAACCGGGGTTCGAGCCACGGCGGCTCCCGCATCACCCGCCAGTCCTACTTCGAAGATCCCGCCTACGTTCCTCTCCTCCTGCGTTCCTACGAGCTGTTCGAGAAGCTGGAGCGCGACACCGGCCGCGACATCGCCACCCTGTGCGGCGGCGTCATGCTGGGCCGCCCCGACAGCCGTACCGTCGCGGGCAGCCTGCGCTCGGCCCGGCAGTGGGGGCTCCCCCACGAACTGCTGGATGCCAAGGAGGTGCGCCGCCGCTTCCCGACGCTGACGCCGGGCGACGACGAGGTCGCGCTGTATGAGGAGCGGGCCGGCTTCGTACGGCCCGAGGCGACGGTCACGGCGCATGTGCGGCTCGCGCTCCAGGCGGGCGCCGAGCTGCGGTTCGAGGAGCCGGTGACCCGATGGGAGGTGCTGCCCGGCGGCAAGGGCGTACGCGTACACACGGCCGACGACGTCTACACGGCCGGGCATCTGGTGGTGTGCCCGGGTGCCTGGGCACCGCGGCTGCTGGCGGATCTCGGCGTCAGCTTCACCATCGAGCGGCAGATCATGTACTGGTTCCATCCGCGCGGCGGCACCGTGCCGTTCGAGCCGGGGCGGCATCCCATCTACATCTGGGAGGACGCCGAGGGCGTCCAGATCTACGGCTTTCCCGCCATCGAGGGCCCGGACGGCGGCGCGAAGGCCGCCTTCTTCCGCAAGGCCGGCGACTGCGATCCCGAGACCATCGACCGCACCGTCCACGACGAGGAGACCGCCGCGATGGCCGCGCAGTTGGCACCCCGGCTGCCCCAGCTTCCCGGCAGCCTGCGCAAGGCTGTGACCTGCATGTATACGACGACACCCGACGAACACTTCGTGCTGGCCCGGCACCCGGGGCACCCGGAGGCGGTGACCGTGGCGTGCGGGTTCTCCGGGCACGGCTTCAAGTTCGTCCCCGTGATCGGCGAGATCGTCGCCGACCTGGCGCTCAACGGCACCACCGAGCACCCCATCGCCCTGTTCGACCCGCTCAGGCGGTTCGGCACACCCGGTCAGTCCGACCCGCTCAGCCAGTCCGCGACTCCCGAGGGAGATACCACGACATGA